The following proteins come from a genomic window of Lachnoclostridium phytofermentans ISDg:
- a CDS encoding ferritin family protein translates to MSYTNPYGQPQGIASLDTNKLREILIGEIDAINGYENHIANSNMEDINAAWRSIVGDEKKHYGMILTLIRKYDPAQFQAYTDHIGDKLGPKSPIQTYTPNYDKQIILNNVREDVKGELEAVILYEQHLDEIPYSDVKYALYSIINEEKGHAEHLTQLLLKYDIQKYNGLE, encoded by the coding sequence ATGAGTTACACTAATCCATATGGTCAGCCGCAAGGAATTGCGTCTCTTGATACGAATAAATTAAGGGAGATATTAATAGGTGAAATTGATGCGATAAACGGTTATGAAAATCACATTGCAAATTCAAATATGGAAGACATCAATGCTGCTTGGAGAAGCATCGTGGGAGATGAAAAAAAACACTATGGTATGATTCTTACTTTGATTCGCAAATATGACCCTGCACAATTTCAAGCATACACAGATCATATTGGTGATAAATTAGGCCCTAAATCACCGATTCAAACATATACGCCAAACTACGATAAGCAGATTATCTTAAATAATGTAAGAGAAGACGTAAAAGGCGAACTTGAAGCGGTTATCCTATATGAACAGCATTTAGATGAAATCCCCTATAGTGATGTCAAGTATGCATTATATTCAATAATTAATGAAGAAAAGGGGCATGCCGAGCACTTAACACAGCTGTTATTAAAATATGATATACAAAAATATAACGGACTGGAATAA
- a CDS encoding chitobiase/beta-hexosaminidase C-terminal domain-containing protein encodes MNRIKSLKAIAIILVFVMVFTLSSNAVVKAAYPTWQAGTAYKAGDIVSYGNNNYQCIQSHTALTGWEPPVVPALWSLYSGGTTQTVATPAFNPAGGTYTASQSVTITCSTSGSTIRYTLNGSEPTSSSTVYSGAILVASTTTVKAKAFLSGMNDSQTATSTYTINKNDTVATPVFSVAEGTYYGNIDVVLTCATSNATIRYTTDGTTPVSTSKVYTGAIAVTATTTIKTYATASNLKDSAVASATYTISKNQTGLPTHILTGYWQNFDNGAKCLKISDVPQSYNIIAIAFAEATTTAGEVTFKLDSNLASKLGGYTEQQFINDIAAAKAKGQKVIISVGGETGTVSVNNTTSATNFANSVYALMVKYGFDGVDIDLENGINATYMTSALRQLSTKAGSGLIITMAPQTLDMQSVNSGYFQVALNIKDILTVVNTQYYNSGSMLGQDGKVYSQGSVDFITALAAIQLENGLRPDQVGLGLPASTKGAGSGYVAPSVVNAALDCLTKGTNGGSYKPPKTYPTLRGAMTWSINWDASNNYDFSNTVGAKLKTLP; translated from the coding sequence ATGAATAGAATAAAATCATTAAAAGCAATCGCCATCATATTAGTGTTTGTTATGGTATTTACCCTATCATCCAATGCAGTCGTTAAGGCAGCTTATCCAACCTGGCAAGCAGGTACTGCATATAAAGCTGGTGATATTGTATCCTATGGAAACAACAACTACCAATGTATCCAATCACACACAGCACTTACAGGTTGGGAACCTCCAGTAGTTCCTGCACTATGGTCATTATATAGCGGTGGGACTACGCAAACCGTAGCTACACCTGCATTTAACCCGGCGGGTGGAACCTATACTGCCTCGCAAAGCGTAACAATTACCTGTTCGACTTCCGGTAGTACTATCCGCTATACCTTGAATGGCAGTGAGCCTACCTCTTCTTCTACTGTCTATAGCGGAGCTATCTTGGTTGCATCCACAACCACAGTAAAAGCAAAGGCTTTCCTCTCTGGCATGAATGATTCTCAAACAGCTACTTCCACTTATACCATAAATAAAAACGATACTGTAGCAACTCCTGTATTTTCTGTAGCGGAAGGAACCTATTATGGAAACATTGATGTTGTCCTTACCTGTGCAACAAGTAATGCAACAATTCGATATACTACAGATGGCACCACTCCTGTATCAACTTCAAAGGTATATACCGGTGCGATAGCAGTTACAGCAACTACTACAATTAAAACCTATGCAACAGCTTCCAATCTGAAAGATTCCGCTGTCGCAAGTGCAACATATACAATATCAAAGAACCAAACAGGTCTTCCTACTCACATCCTGACTGGTTACTGGCAGAATTTTGATAACGGCGCTAAGTGTTTAAAAATCAGTGATGTTCCACAAAGCTACAATATAATTGCAATAGCTTTTGCTGAAGCAACAACCACTGCCGGTGAAGTTACTTTTAAACTGGATTCTAATCTTGCTTCTAAGTTAGGCGGCTATACCGAACAGCAATTTATCAATGACATAGCAGCAGCTAAGGCAAAGGGCCAGAAGGTAATCATTTCTGTAGGTGGTGAAACCGGTACTGTAAGTGTAAATAATACGACCTCAGCTACTAATTTTGCTAACAGTGTATATGCACTCATGGTAAAATACGGATTTGACGGTGTAGATATTGACTTAGAAAACGGAATCAATGCAACCTACATGACTTCTGCATTACGCCAACTATCCACAAAAGCTGGTTCTGGACTAATTATTACAATGGCCCCTCAGACTCTTGACATGCAGTCTGTAAACTCAGGTTATTTCCAGGTAGCATTGAATATCAAGGATATTTTAACTGTTGTGAATACTCAGTACTATAACTCCGGTAGTATGTTAGGTCAGGATGGCAAGGTATACTCCCAAGGCTCTGTGGATTTCATAACTGCTTTGGCAGCTATTCAACTAGAAAATGGACTACGTCCCGATCAGGTTGGTCTTGGATTGCCTGCTTCCACAAAGGGAGCTGGTAGCGGCTATGTTGCACCAAGTGTTGTAAATGCAGCTCTTGATTGCCTTACAAAAGGTACCAACGGTGGTTCTTATAAACCACCTAAGACATACCCTACACTACGTGGTGCAATGACCTGGTCCATCAATTGGGATGCCAGCAATAATTATGATTTTTCCAATACAGTTGGTGCAAAATTAAAGACTCTTCCGTAA
- a CDS encoding SDR family NAD(P)-dependent oxidoreductase, producing the protein MSKKKIAIITGANSGLGKEFLKLLNNEKDIAEVWAIARNKERLDQLVTEFGSKIKVFSKDLSKLEEIKELKDFLKKEDVCIKYLINNAGFAKFCSYNDLSIDVSLNMIDLNISAVVAMGLICIPYMKKGSHIINIASQASFQPLPYQNIYSSTKAFVRNYTRALNIELKEKEINAIAVCPGWMITGLFDRGVIGAEKGTNNFAGMVSPDLVAKKALKDAKKNKDISVYGIYTKFSHLLAKLLPQKMMMQVWLKQQHIKN; encoded by the coding sequence AGTTTCTAAAGTTATTGAATAATGAAAAGGATATAGCGGAAGTTTGGGCAATCGCAAGAAACAAAGAGCGATTAGATCAATTAGTTACTGAATTTGGGAGCAAGATAAAAGTTTTTTCAAAAGATTTATCAAAATTAGAGGAGATAAAGGAACTTAAAGATTTTTTGAAGAAAGAAGACGTATGTATAAAATACCTTATAAATAATGCAGGATTTGCTAAGTTTTGTTCCTATAATGACCTCAGTATCGATGTATCTCTTAATATGATTGACTTAAATATTAGTGCTGTTGTGGCAATGGGACTAATATGTATTCCATACATGAAAAAAGGTAGTCACATCATAAATATTGCTTCTCAGGCGTCATTCCAACCATTACCATATCAGAACATTTATAGCTCAACCAAAGCATTTGTAAGAAATTATACCAGAGCATTAAATATTGAACTTAAAGAGAAAGAAATTAATGCAATTGCCGTATGTCCAGGTTGGATGATAACGGGGTTGTTTGACAGAGGGGTGATTGGAGCAGAAAAAGGTACCAATAATTTCGCTGGTATGGTATCACCAGATCTTGTTGCTAAAAAAGCATTAAAAGATGCTAAGAAAAATAAAGATATTTCTGTCTATGGTATTTATACAAAATTCAGTCACTTATTGGCAAAGTTATTACCACAAAAGATGATGATGCAGGTTTGGCTAAAACAGCAGCATATTAAAAATTAA
- a CDS encoding glycosyl hydrolase family 18 protein, with the protein MKRFKKIIGVILSLALLITMIPAGTGIVKAATGKNIVAYFPNWGIYNSAHRTMTVGMIPWDKVTVINHAFFEVDSSFKLASTDSFADFDKMMDHSEGWDTNQLRGHFGEYKYYKNLYPNVKVIVSVGGWTRGQNFHAMAATTSTRAVFIQSVIDLLRKYPFIDGVDLDWEYPGINRAPDPNDSYDRGCPGGPEDKQNFTSLLREIRQAYNNNGLNGKLLTIAAPSGYDKLALQEPDIYAQYLDFINVMTYDMHGAWENTTNHQSPLYANPNDPCPTSPVDIKNRYNTDSAMKTLQQVYKIPAEKLLVGSPYYSRGWKGVTGGVNGMYANATGAATGTWDNPQSPGGQYPYFTLKTMENQNGFVKYRDDTYAKTPWLYNASQGIVLSYEDTTSLSARCDYINSNGYGGLIVWEISGDTSNFELTTLAFQKLIGSTTQTVATPVFSPAGGTYTNAQTVTITCATSGAEIRYTKDGTEPTASSALYSSALTVNTTTTLKAKAFKSGMNSSLTTTVVYTIGNTQTVATPVFSPAGGTYSSAQTVTITCATQGAEIRYTTDGTEPTATSALYSSPITVSSTTTIKAKAFMTGMTSSSTVTQTYTISSTQITAWTIGTAYKAGDLVTYSGKTYKCIQPHTALAGWTPDVVPALWGLVQ; encoded by the coding sequence ATGAAACGTTTTAAAAAGATTATAGGGGTAATATTGTCATTAGCATTGCTAATAACAATGATACCTGCCGGTACAGGTATTGTAAAGGCTGCTACAGGAAAGAACATCGTTGCTTACTTCCCGAACTGGGGAATCTATAATAGTGCCCATCGCACTATGACCGTTGGTATGATTCCATGGGACAAGGTTACAGTAATAAACCATGCCTTTTTTGAGGTAGATTCTTCCTTTAAACTGGCATCAACAGATTCCTTCGCTGACTTTGATAAGATGATGGATCATTCCGAAGGGTGGGATACTAATCAATTAAGAGGACATTTCGGAGAGTATAAATATTATAAGAATCTCTATCCGAATGTAAAAGTAATCGTATCCGTTGGTGGTTGGACAAGAGGTCAAAATTTCCATGCAATGGCTGCTACTACTTCCACCAGAGCGGTTTTTATCCAGAGTGTTATTGATCTTCTGAGAAAATATCCGTTTATCGATGGCGTTGATCTTGATTGGGAATATCCTGGCATTAATAGGGCACCAGATCCTAACGATTCCTATGACAGAGGCTGCCCAGGAGGACCGGAGGATAAGCAGAATTTCACCTCTTTACTACGTGAAATACGTCAGGCATATAATAACAATGGCTTAAACGGTAAGTTGTTAACGATAGCTGCTCCTTCCGGTTATGACAAGCTTGCCCTGCAGGAACCAGATATCTATGCCCAGTATCTGGACTTCATAAATGTTATGACCTACGATATGCACGGGGCATGGGAAAATACAACAAATCATCAGTCTCCACTCTATGCAAATCCTAATGACCCTTGTCCTACTTCACCTGTTGACATTAAGAACAGGTATAATACGGACTCCGCTATGAAGACCTTACAGCAGGTATATAAGATTCCTGCCGAGAAACTGTTGGTAGGTTCCCCTTATTATTCCAGAGGATGGAAAGGTGTTACTGGTGGAGTCAACGGGATGTATGCAAATGCAACTGGAGCAGCAACCGGTACCTGGGATAATCCACAATCACCAGGTGGGCAATATCCTTATTTCACCTTAAAGACCATGGAGAACCAAAATGGATTTGTGAAATATCGCGACGACACCTATGCAAAGACGCCTTGGTTATATAACGCATCTCAGGGAATTGTACTTAGCTATGAAGATACCACTTCCTTAAGTGCAAGATGTGATTATATTAACAGTAACGGATATGGCGGTTTAATTGTATGGGAAATCTCAGGGGATACCAGTAATTTTGAATTAACAACACTTGCTTTCCAGAAATTAATTGGTAGTACAACACAGACAGTAGCAACACCAGTATTTAGTCCGGCAGGTGGTACTTACACTAATGCTCAGACAGTGACTATTACCTGTGCAACTTCCGGAGCTGAAATTCGTTATACTAAAGACGGTACCGAACCTACGGCTTCTTCTGCTCTTTACTCTTCTGCTCTTACAGTAAATACTACAACAACCTTAAAAGCAAAAGCATTTAAGAGTGGTATGAACAGCTCGTTAACAACAACGGTTGTTTATACAATAGGTAATACCCAGACAGTAGCAACACCGGTATTTAGCCCAGCGGGAGGAACTTATTCAAGTGCTCAGACGGTAACCATTACCTGTGCAACCCAAGGAGCGGAAATTCGTTATACTACAGATGGTACGGAACCTACAGCTACCTCTGCTTTATACTCTTCTCCTATTACGGTAAGTTCCACTACAACCATAAAGGCTAAGGCATTTATGACCGGTATGACTAGCTCCTCTACGGTCACACAAACCTATACAATCAGCTCTACACAAATAACTGCTTGGACAATTGGAACAGCTTATAAAGCAGGTGATCTGGTAACCTATAGCGGAAAGACCTATAAATGTATCCAGCCACATACAGCTTTGGCTGGCTGGACCCCTGATGTGGTACCAGCATTGTGGGGTTTAGTACAATAG
- a CDS encoding Csac_0668 family 2Fe-2S cluster-binding (seleno)protein, giving the protein MEKETANKCCCGSSMQSSCQTQNNNLCSVCGKQGTLVKNFTVKHMVLDELMEQVGDNDYFLCMDEECSITYYDTQANINFNKQQVKVPIWFKADANPKYVCYCSKVTEEQVIDAVLKDGAENMEDVLKITGAMKNSQCQKNNPLGKCCHQIIQDAIDKGLAMKND; this is encoded by the coding sequence GTGGAAAAAGAAACTGCTAATAAATGTTGTTGTGGAAGTTCAATGCAATCTTCTTGCCAGACACAAAATAATAATTTGTGTTCTGTATGTGGAAAGCAGGGCACACTTGTAAAAAATTTTACAGTAAAGCATATGGTACTTGACGAGTTAATGGAGCAAGTCGGTGATAATGATTATTTTTTATGCATGGACGAAGAATGTAGTATTACTTATTATGATACACAAGCTAATATCAATTTTAATAAACAACAAGTAAAAGTACCAATATGGTTTAAAGCAGACGCTAATCCTAAGTATGTTTGTTACTGCAGTAAAGTAACAGAGGAACAAGTAATAGATGCTGTTTTAAAAGACGGCGCCGAAAATATGGAAGATGTCTTAAAAATCACCGGAGCAATGAAAAATTCACAATGTCAGAAAAACAATCCATTGGGAAAGTGTTGCCATCAGATTATACAGGATGCTATAGATAAAGGACTAGCTATGAAAAATGATTAA
- a CDS encoding MBL fold metallo-hydrolase, giving the protein MNKVIVLDLKFKFGEMEDVIYPTVLIDDTNMILIDCGYTGFLPIIEQEMEKNKLNCADLTHVLITHQDHDHMGALYDLKQKYPHIKVIASKKESPYISGRIKNLRLKQAEEMQPYLPEEQKAFGLAFCNILKSVQPVEVDFEVQDGDYFDWCGGCTILETPGHTPGHISVYVNQKKIIITGDAAVIENGEIVIANPQYTLDPKEAEVSLKKIMKYDAKKIICYHGGIFIF; this is encoded by the coding sequence ATGAATAAAGTAATAGTTTTAGATCTGAAATTCAAATTTGGTGAAATGGAGGATGTTATATATCCAACTGTTTTAATTGATGATACGAATATGATCTTAATTGACTGCGGATATACCGGTTTTCTTCCTATTATTGAACAGGAAATGGAGAAAAACAAGCTTAATTGTGCAGATTTGACCCATGTTTTGATTACGCATCAAGATCATGATCATATGGGGGCATTATATGATTTAAAGCAGAAATATCCGCATATAAAGGTTATTGCAAGTAAAAAGGAATCACCATATATTTCTGGTAGAATTAAGAATTTGCGATTGAAGCAAGCAGAAGAAATGCAGCCTTATTTACCTGAAGAACAAAAGGCTTTTGGTTTGGCGTTTTGTAACATTCTAAAAAGTGTTCAACCTGTTGAAGTGGATTTTGAAGTCCAAGATGGAGATTATTTTGATTGGTGTGGGGGTTGTACGATCCTTGAGACACCAGGACATACACCAGGACATATTTCTGTTTATGTTAATCAGAAGAAAATTATCATTACAGGGGATGCAGCAGTAATTGAAAATGGAGAGATTGTGATTGCAAACCCCCAATATACATTAGATCCAAAAGAAGCCGAAGTATCACTAAAAAAAATAATGAAATATGATGCAAAAAAAATTATCTGCTACCATGGTGGTATCTTTATTTTTTAA